From a single Eretmochelys imbricata isolate rEreImb1 chromosome 13, rEreImb1.hap1, whole genome shotgun sequence genomic region:
- the LOC144273790 gene encoding androgen-induced gene 1 protein-like — MCRACAARPLTRVREAPWGNGMSRLRGPPKMTVRLRGQRLMTFVHLFCFLWALFSLSQNVGLPHSLRRESENTYGGRWKYLTFINQILQTLLFGICVILDFACVFIPAKKNHVSSRLLPPRDFLFSVLVFPVGLFVAVTFWTLYAYDRELVYPKELDETTPSWLNHTMHTTILPLLLVELVTCPHKYLSKLRGMVGLSIFGTSYLTWVLWVNYASGIWAYPILEVLGIPGKAVLFTISYLVMVGFYLLGEHLTQILWGDFQKCKK; from the exons ATGTGTCGCGCATGCGCAGCGCGCCCCCTCACGCGCGTGCGGGAGGCCCCGTGGGGGAACGGGATGTCGCGGCTGCGAGGCCCACCCAAGATGACGGTGCGGTTGCGGGGTCAGCGGCTCATGACCTTCGTCCACTTGTTCTGTTTCCTGTGGGCCTTGTTCTCACTCTCTCAGAACGTGGGGCTGCCCCACTCCCTCCGCAGGGAGAGCGAGAACACCTACGGCGGTCGCTGGAAATACCTGACCTTCATCAACCAG ATTCTGCAAACTCTATTGTTTGGAATATGTGTCATACTTGACTTCGCTTGTGTGTTCATCCCTGCCAAAAAGAACCATGTGTCATCCCGATTGTTGCCTCCAAGAGACTTCCTCTTCTCAGTGCTAGTATTCCCTGTTGGCTTA TTTGTAGCTGTTACTTTTTGGACCCTTTATGCATATGACAGAGAATTGGTTTACCCTAAAGAACTGGATGAGACTACTCCATCCTGGCTTAATCATACTATG cATACCACTATACTGCCACTACTTCTTGTTGAGCTGGTTACATGTCCACATAAGTATCTTTCTAAATTGAGGGGAATGGTAGGACTTAGCATCTTTGGTACTTCATACCTCACATG GGTACTATGGGTAAATTATGCATCAGGGATTTGGGCATacccaattttagaagtactagGCATACCTGGAAAGGCGGTACTTTTTACCATTTCCTACCTTGTAATGGTAGGATTCTACTTACTTGGAGAGCATCTAACACAGATATTATGGG GTGACTTTCAAAAATGTAAGAAGTAA